In Arachis hypogaea cultivar Tifrunner chromosome 17, arahy.Tifrunner.gnm2.J5K5, whole genome shotgun sequence, a single window of DNA contains:
- the LOC112763594 gene encoding replication protein A 70 kDa DNA-binding subunit A: MPPPFDMISKMHPPREAWKLKVRVLRLWVVLSFGNHEVPNSMEMILLDEHCEKIQATVKKPLLNRFRDHIVEGQVYRMTYFAIVSNHGSYRATSHEFKLVFLHRTTVVAVDEDVIPKTCFNMFPFSELLNMTQDYDFLVDVIGLLTSVGEEKEYAKEGKIVKMIALELTSKDLTVRCALFGDYVNQVNHFLASGYVEQPVVVIQLAKVKFFRGQVGLQNVMYATQMLFNPDISEVVEFRQIMIE, encoded by the exons ATGCCTCCACCATTTGATATGATTTCTAAGATGCATCCTCCTAGAGAGGCTTGGAAGCTGAAAGTTAGGGTTCTAAGGCTTTGGGTTGTACTCTCTTTTGGTAACCATGAGGTTCCTAACTCAATGGAGATGATTCTCCTTGATGAGCAT TGTGAAAAAATTCAAGCTACAGTCAAGAAACCACTCCTTAATAGGTTTAGGGATCATATAGTTGAAGGACAAGTTTATAGAATGACATATTTTGCTATTGTGTCAAATCATGGTAGTTATAGAGCAACTTCTCATGAATTCAAATTGGTTTTCCTTCACCGAACCACTGTTGTAGCTGTTGATGAAGATGTTATCCCTAAGACTTGTTTCAACATGTTTCCTTTTTCTGAGCTGCTGAACATGACCCAAGATTATGATTTTTTAGTTG ATGTCATTGGTCTTTTAACTTCAGTCGGAGAAGAGAAAGAATATGCAAAAGAgggaaaaattgtgaaaatgattgCATTGGAATTaacttcaaaaga TCTTACAGTGCGATGTGCATTGTTTGGGGATTATGTTAATCAAGTAAATCATTTCCTTGCCTCTGGGTATGTGGAGCAGCCTGTTGTAGTCATTCAACTTGCAAAAGTCAAGTTCTTTAGGg GTCAAGTAGGTCTTCAAAATGTGATGTATGCCACTCAAATGTTATTTAATCCTGATATTTCTGAAGTTGTTGAATTTAGGCAGAT tatgattGAGTAA
- the LOC112767449 gene encoding uncharacterized protein, with protein MRLTRKCTIEELQDSNQEGSFIIFGAIQGIVEDGGWWYSACVCGKGIYPQNGAYYCDFCLKHITNVTPRFKIKVTVEDHTGEGIFLLFDREASYLLKKSCADLFTEVQRDASLICGDTYPPILQGLIGKLLLKVDTKCVPHDTFYGTFRVRRICDDSTIIAMFELPNYDADDESTPKKEHDLHKSVPRGKADVGIKKESSNSFIKSEKDAGECSGILCKSPVLIDFLAEK; from the exons ATGCGTTTAACTAGAAAATGCACTATTGAAGAGCTTCAAGATAGCAATCAG GAGGGTTCTTTTATCATTTTTGGTGCAATCCAAGGTATTGTTGAGGATGGAGGTTGGTGGTATTCTGCTTGTGTGTGTGGAAAGGGTATCTATCCTCAAAATGGTGCCTATTACTGTGATTTTTGTTTGAAGCACATAACTAATGTCACTCCAAG atttaaaattaaagtaacagTTGAAGATCATACTGGGGAGGGTATTTTCCTTCTCTTTGATCGTGAGGCTTCTTATTTGCTTAAGAAATCATGTGCTGACTTGTTTACTGAGGTTCAAAGAGATGCAAGT CTTATATGTGGGGATACTTATCCTCCCATACTCCAAGGGCTCATTGGAAAGTTGCTGCTCAAGGTTGATACCAAATGTGTCCCACATGATACATTTTATGGGACTTTCCGAGTTAGGAGAATTTGTGATGATTCCACCATTATTGCGATGTTTGAACTTCCTAATTATGATGCTGATGATGAGTCTACTCCAAAAAAG GAGCATGATTTACACAAATCTGTTCCTCGTGGAAAAGCGGATGTTGGTATTAAGAAGGAGTCTTCTAATAGTTTTATCAAAAGTGAGAAAGATGCTGGTGAGTGTTCTGGAATTTTGTGTAAATCCCCCGTTCTTATAGATTTTTTGGCTGAAAAATAG